The Paenibacillus sp. FSL W8-0426 region GATTTCGTCAATGCTGCGAAAGAGCTGATCTTCCGTCAGTTTATTCTCGATCATGAGCAATACGTGCCGTCCGACGGTTGTGCTGAGCATCGGATTACGGACGATATCCTCGGCAATGTTCTGAATGGCAAACAAATGCATGAATTCGTGCTCTCCCTCAATTTCGACCAGCAACAGCCGTACCTGCTGGCTACGGAACTGCACACCGAACAGCTCGCCGAAATGCTTCCACTCCTTAGCGCCATACGTCTTGTTTGTGACGAGCTCCTTCAGGAAATATTTCTGCGCATGCGGCAGCACCCGTTCCAAATTAGCTTGGATCGATTGCACGAACCGCTCCTGATCGGTCCATTCGTCCTTTTCGCCCACCAGTTCGCCGATGGCTTCCACGAGGCTTTCTTCGCTGCACGGTTTGAGCAAATAATGCTTCACCCCGTACTGCATCGCCTTCTTGGCATATTCGAATTCCGTAAATCCGGTCAGCATAATAAACGAGATGTCCCGGTATTTCGAAGCTACTTTCTCGACGAGCTGCAGCCCGTCCATGCCGGGCATGCGGATGTCCGAAATGATGATGTCCGGCCGTTCGCGCTCAATAAAAGCAAGCGCTTCCAATCCGTCTTGCGCGGTGCCGACCAATTCCGTGCCGAGCTGCTTCCAATTCATGACGCTGGCGATTCCATCCACGATCAAAAATTCGTCATCGACCAGCAGAACCTTATACATGTCTGTTTCCCCCTGCTCTATATGCGGATCACTTCTCTATTATATGGGTATTTTGCACAATTCCGGTCATAAAAGTTTCCAGTACCGGCTTTTGCGCAATGTAAGGGAAACAGCTTCTACACAATAACGGAGAGGGCAGGAAGAATCTGGAGAAGCGAAGCGGTCTAAAAGCTTTCTGAAAGAAAGCTGCATCGGAAGCATAAGCTTCACCGGATTTCCCTTTGAAAAAAGGGGATCAAAAAAATCCGGGGATAACAGGGATCGGAAGATGGTTCTGACCACGTAGTGACTCCGTGTAAAAATCATCGGTTCAACTTATATAATGTCAAAAAAGCCGCGTGCGGACCGAGGCATTTGCCTCATCCGAACGCGGCTGAACGCCGAAATAATAAACCTATTTGATCCTATCGTGCTTTCACGGCATGAATGAAATGTATCGTCTCAAACGCGGCCAGCCGGTCGCTTCGACCCTCGAAATAACGCCGCTGAATGTCTTCGGGCGACAAATGCTCATACACAAGCAGCCCGGCATCGGCCAGCAGGGACTCTATTTCTGCATACGTATAGCAGGACTGCATCGGTTCGCCGCCCATCGCCGCCATTTGCACCATTTTTTCTACTCTTCCCGAAAGACCTTGCGTGCTGAATGTTCGTTCATCGGCATAATCGAACACGATAGAGCTTCCGGCAGGCAAATCGGCAAACAGCTCCCGCAACAAGCGTGCATTCACTTCTTTACTCAAGTAATACGATACGCCCAGCAGGCTGAAAAATGTTTTCAGCTGCCCGAATCCGGCATCGGTTAGTTTCCGGATTGCCGGTTCATGGATAAAGTCCATCGGAACCGGATGCAGGTGAGAGGGAACGTCCAGGCCAGCCCGGCCCAGCCGGTCCAGTTTGGATTGCTGCGTGGCCGGATGATCCGCTTCATAGATGTGAAGAAGTCCTTGGAGTTCCGGGTGCCTGAACGCAAACGTATCCAGCCCTGCGCCAAGAATGACGTATTGCCGGGTCCCCAGCCGCACCTCATTCATCAGACACTGCTCGCAATAGGCTGCCCTTAACAACGTAATCGGAGCAAGCTGCACATGGACGATCCATTTCAGCGTTTCGTCCGGGTCGTCGGCGTAACGCTCCGCGATCTCTGTGTTGAAAAATGCAATGCCCTGCGTCATGTTTGCGCGAATCATGGCTTGTTCTTCGGGTGTAATCAGCTGCTTGGCTAGGAAATCGTCAAAAATAAGCGGGGTATCATGCTCACTGTGGTAGGCGCGGGCAAAAGCCGAAATCAGGGATGTGATGCTGGACTCATTCTTCTTCATCGTCGAATCCTCCGTATATACAAAAATAGAGTTCCCCTGGCCAGGAGAACCCTATTATATACGCGATCATTTAATATGTAAATTATAGCATAAATAAACTTTTTTGTCAAGTAAAAATTCCGCTATTGGCGAAAAAGCGACCTTCTCCTTGCCGGACGAAGCCGGACAAGGAGTCAGGCATCCAGCCCGTACTCCTTGGCTTCCCTGCCGCGGTTCATTGCCCCATGGACCAGGAAGCCGATGACCGCCACGCCCGCCATGGCCGTGGCCAGCCAGGCTACGGGAATCAGTCCCTGGTGGTCGTACATGACCCCCATCGCATACGGCCCGATGACCCGGCCCACCGCACCGATGCCGCCGGACAACCCGATATAGAACGGGGCAGCCCCGCCCGCATGCTCTGAAATAAACGCCGGGGTCGCAGGCGAGATCAGCATTTCCCCGAACGTAGCCAGCACCATCGCGAGCACCATGCCCGGATAATTATACATCGTGATCATGACCAGGTAAGCCATGCCGTAAAATACGGCGCTCGCCGTCATCTGCGCATTGGACGTGCGTGCCATGGTCCGCTTAACCCAAGTGGTGAACGGTTGGCCCACAAAAATCAGCACGCCGTTCAACGTCCAGAGCAGGCCGTACATTCGTTTTTCCATGCCCTCGGAGATGATATACGGGGACACGCCCGTATTCCAGATCGAGTTGCCGAACAGCAGAAACAGCACGCCCAGGCTCATGAACAGATACAACCTGACATTGCCGAGCAAAGCCCATGTGCTTGTGCCTGTTTGACCGGTCCGGCTGCGTTTGGCAAGATGCACGCCCCCCTGTTCCGGCTCTGCTTTCGACAGGTAGAACCAGAAAAAGACCGCAAATGCCGCTGATGTCACCCCGTTCAATACAAAGCTAAGATGATACGAAAAGTCCGCCAAAAAACCGCTGAGCGCCGTTCCTATGGCTACGCCGATATTGTTCGCCACATAGATGACGTTGAACAGTTCCGCCCGCCGCTCGGCAAACCGAAACCCGACAAATGCCTGGATTGCAGGCAATGATAATGAACTGAACAGGCCGATCCAGCCCATGGCGCAAATGAATACGACCCAGTAGGCGCTAATGAACGGCAATGCAAACAACCCGGCCGCATTCAGCGCAAGCGAACCGATGATCAGCTTTTTGACGCCGACGCGGTGGTACAATGCGCCCCCCAGCAGTTGGCCGAATATGCCGCCAAGCGACTGGATGAGGATGACGAACCCGGCATTAGCCATCGTTCGTCCTAGTTCGTCGAACACGTACATCGTGGTCAGAGGCCACATCAGGGCACTGCCCGTAGCGTTGACCAAGCTTGCGAGCAAAAACACTTTTACTTCTTTCGGATACGTATCAAGCCATCTCAACATGTCGATTCCATTCTCCTTCATTCAAAACAAAAGCCTTCGCTCCGGCCGTCTGATCAGCCCTGAGCGAAGACATGGATATTCTAGGTCTATTCGTTCATTGTTGTTTCCACTGCCCTCAGTCCATCTTACCCGAAAACATGACATGCGCAAGCACACTCATTGACGCTTCACTTCAACAGTGGATGAGAAAAAGGTCGCTCCATTGCCCATGTCGGACAATCGGTTTGGCGTCAGCATGTTGACCCGCTGTTTCCGTCCCGCGCCGTCCCACCATAATCCTTGGCTGATGACCGTCCCCGGCAGCATCGCATCGCTGACCTTCGCGACCAGCTCGATGCGCCCGCGGTCGTTCCAGACGATAATCGGGTCGCCGTCGGCCACGTTCCGGCGCTCCGCGTCTTCAGGATGAATGTGCAGCAGCGGCATTTTCTCCATCTTCTGATGCTTCGCCGAGTTGGCGAAGGTGGAATTCAGGAAATTATGGTTCGGCGGGGAAAGGAACATCAGCGGATATTTGTCTTCTTCGCTTGGCCGGCGCTCGCCATCATACCCTTCCACCGCCGGGCGGTATGTCGGCAGCGGCGGCAAGCCGCGCTCCCGCATCGTTTCCGAGTACAACTCGATTTTGCCGGACGGCGTGGGCAGCGTTTCGAGGAACGTGGCATGCGCCGCCATGTCCAGCTTCACGAACCGGTTGGCTTTGAGTGCTTCCAACGTAATGCCATTCATGTACGGATTGCCCGTATCTTTTAGCGCATCCGCGATCATTTGCTCCGGCGTTTCGCTGAATATTTCGGGGTCATACCCCATCGCTTGTCCCAGCAGCGAAAACAGCTCCACATTGCTTTTGCTCTCCCCGATTTTCGCGATGACCGGTTCCTGCAGCTGCACATACTGATGCCAATACGATGTGTACAAATCCGTTTCTTCGAACGAAGATGCCGCAGGCAGCACGATATCGGCGTATTTGGCGGTATCCGTCAGAAACAGGTCATGCACGACCGTAAAAAGGTCTTCTCTGGCAAAACCTTGCATAACCCGCTCTGTATCCGGCGCAACCACCAACGGGTTGCTGCAATAAACCATGAGGGCCCGAATCGGCTGCTCCGCCTCCAGCAGCGCTTCACCGATCCGGTTCATGTTCACGACGCGCGGTTCCGGGTTCGCTCGCAGTTCCGGGCGCTCCAAGGCATCGCCGTTGGTGCTGGCATAACTGTTCGTGCGCACGGCCCCGCCGCCGCGCTTCAGCCAGTGCCCGGTAATCGCGGGCAGGCAGGCAATGCTGCGCACGCTCATGCCGCCATGGTCGTGGTGCTGCAGCCCGTTGCCGATATGGATGTAACCCGCGTCGGCGCGCCCGTACAGCTCGGCAAGCTTCACGATGTCCTCGGCCGATACGCCCGTAATCCGCGCCACCCGCTCAGGCGTGTACTCGCGGACATGCTCGCGCAGCGCCTCGTGACCGACGGTATATTTTTGCATGAAGGCTTCGTCCACCATCCCGCGTTCAAACAGCACGTGCATAAGTCCGAGCGCAAGCGCGCTATCCGTGCCTGGATAGAGCGGGATGAACCAGTCAGCCCACTGTGCGGTACGATTGCGATGCACGTCGATGACGACGATTTTCGCCCCTTTTTTGCGGGCTTTCTCGGCCAGCACGACTTGGTGCATGTTGGTGCTCACGATATTGCCGCCCCATACCACAATGACGTCCGCGTGCTCCGTATCTTCCGGCAATGTGCCGCGATTGGCACCCATCGTATATTTCCAGCCCGTATTGCCTGCCGCATTGCAGATTGTTTGCTCCAGCACGCTGGCACCCAAAGCGTTGAAAAAACGTTTGTCCATGCCGTCCACGCCGAGAATGCCCATGTTGCCGTAGAAATTGTAGGGCAAAATGCATTCCGGTCCGTACGTCTCGGACAACGCGCGGAACCGGGTCGTGATCTCGTCGATCGCTTCGTCCCAGCTGATGCGTTCGAACCGCCCCTCTCCCTTGGCGCCGACACGTCTGAGCGGATACTGCAGCCGTTCCGGATGATAGACTCGCTCCGTCATGTTTCTGACCTTGTTGCAGATGGCGCCTTTGGTGATGGGATGATCGGGATTGCCCGTCACCTTCACGATTTTTCCGTTCTCCTTATGTAGCAGCAGGCCGCACGTATCCGGGCAATCAAGCGGGCAAACCGCCGGAAATACGCCATTGTCCTGATCGATCATGTCCTTTCTCCTCCTCCTGCAAAATGCTATTGCTATATCATATCGCCAATTCGACTTTTTGCGCAAAAAAATTTGCTTTGCCTGATTCACCTAAAGATGGCGCGGGTACAATATAAGCAAGGCATCAGGTTAGTGTTTCCCCACTTCCTCCTTATGCCATATCATGGACCACTCCCGAAATTCGCCATGGACAGGTTTCGTTCCCCCGAACCTCTTCATGGCGAATTTACTTTTCTGCGGTTTACATTTTTAAAATGGTAAAAAAACAAGTGCAGGCGTCCCTGCACTTGTTTCGTTATGAGTATAAAACGGTCCTCTTCACGTTACGTTATAACCTCTCGCGGCTTCCGAACCTCACACACCTTATTCGGGTTGATTTGACCGTTCAGCATCGGTAACGAACCTCAGACACGTTATAGTTAGCGCAAGGCCGCCCAATTCCCCTTTTTCGGTAAAATAGCGTGCGTAGGATTCGTTAGCGCTGAACAATGCGGAAATGAGCCATTATAAGATGCCTCAGGTTCGTTACGCGTCGGATCACGTTGGATTCCTCCATCGCTGGCATTATGCCTGCTTGCTCCATACCGCTCTTGTCTCCGCCTTCGGCTGCGCCCCTTCCGCTGCGGCCGCCTCCGGTTTGGCTGTGCGCATATACGCCAGGTAGTACGCCCCCGCCACAAAGAGCGCGCCTCCCGTCAGATTCCCCAACCATACGGGCACAACATTCATAAAGAACTCGCCCCACGAATAGTGCCCTTCGAAAATGGCCGCCGGAATCAGGAACATGTTGGCCACAACGTGCTGGAAGCCGATGGCCACGAAAGCCATCGTCGGAAACCAGATGCCCAGCACCTTGCCGCTCATCGTGTCGGCTGCATAGGACAACCATACCGCCATCGCCACCAGCCAGTTGCAGCCGATGCCGGAGATGAAGGCCTGCAGGAAACCGTCATGCAGCTTATGCCCCGCCATATCGACCAATTTGGTCAAGTATGCTCCGTCGCCGGTCAATCCCAGTACGTGGCCGAAGAAATACGCAACGAACAGCGCGCCCAACAAATTGCCGAGCGTCACCAGCAGCAGGTTTTTGAACATGCTGCCTGGCGTAATTTTGCGTGTCACTGCCGCCAGCGGTACGGCCATCATGTTGCCTGTCAGCAGCTCGCCGCCCCCGACCAAAACCATGATCAGCCCCACCGGGAACACTGCGGCCCCGATAAAATTGGCGATGCTTCCCCACTCCGCCGGAGCAGAGGCAATGACCCGAATATCCAGCAAAAAGCCGAGCGCGATAAACGCTCCGGCCAGAAAACCGAGCACCAACACGGTGGATACCGGACTTTGCGCTTTTTTCATCCCGGTCTGCGCCGTATATTGTGCAACCTCAAGAGGTGTTTTTGCCGCCATAACGCATCCTCCTCTTACTGTGTGATGAATCGCCCTGACAAAGGTCTTTTCTTTTCACCGTTCAACTTCATATTTTCATTGTATCTCGCCAGGCGGCAAAACTTTGTGCAAATAATCACAATACCCGTATTAGCGATAATGTTGAACATGTTCCTTTCCATAAAATTGCGGTAAGATGAAGAGAAACCTTACTGGAGAGGGGCTTTGTCATATTGGATTTACGAAAAGGAGCATGGGCTGCGCTTATTCTTGTACTTAGCATTTTGCCTGGATGCATTCTTCATTTGAACAAAGTTCAGCCTTCTCTTGCACAACAGCATCTAAACGCGTTCGAAGACATGATCCACTCTATGGATGACGGGGAATATGCGCTGAACGCAATCATTCCGTTTGACTGGGATGCCATGTATTCATTTTCTCCCTATACCTCCAAAGAAGAAATCACTTCGGCCATCGGCTTCGAAAGCGATCACGTTTATGAATCGGACGATGAAGCGATCCAACAGATCATTTTCGTGAAAGACCGGGAAATCGTCTGTTCCCTCTACGGCTCTGTGGTCAAAATGGGTTATCAATTTCATTTTCAGAGCTATGACGAGTATTATCGTGAAGTGAAAAAGAGTGAGAACTTTAGCGTGACTGTTCTGCGTGAAGAGAATTTCATACATTTGAAGTTAAGCGGCAGATCGCCGCAGCATGCGGACAACCTGTAATCACCAAAAAAACAGCAGGCTGACGGATCTCCGCCAACCTGCTGCTGTTTAAATATCGACTTTACATATATAAAGAGTTAAACCATTGCCGGTGCTTTCACTTCCACAGGGGGCAGAGCTTGGAGTCCCGCCGAGTTCAGGAAGTTCCACGGTTTGTTGTAATGCGGTTGGAAGAAGAAGTCGATGAACGCCAGCTCATCCACCGTCATGTTGTTCTGGATGCAAACCGAGATCGTATTGATCGACTGGGTCAGATCCGCCTGCGACATCACCTGCGCCCCGACGATGCGGCGTGTAGCTTGTTCATACACCACCTTGAGCAGCAGTTTCTCGGCAGTCGGCATGAACTCCGGACGATAGCTGTCTTCCAGGGTTACCGCTTCGACAACCAAACCTTCATCGGCTGCCGATGTTTCGGTAAGTCCCGTACCGGCAATGTTTTGCTCATAAATTTTGATGCCCGATGTGCCTTGGGTTCCGAGGTAAGGCGTTGTCGGACGAACAAGGTTGCGTGCCACGAGCGTACCCATGCGCACCGCGTTGGTCGCAAGCGGAATGTAGGCTGCTTTGCCTGTCGGATTGTAATGGATCGCACAGCTGTCGCCTGCGGCGAAAACGTCTTTGTGGCTGGTTTGCATGTATTTGTTCACGATGATTGCTCCGTTCGGAAGCATGTCGACTTGACCTTTCAGCAGTCCCGTATTTGGACGGAAGCCGATGCACAGAATGACCAGATCGGTTTCGATCTCTCCTTTGGACGTGATGACTTTGGTTACTTTGCCATTCTCGCCTTCAAATTTCTGTACCGTTTGGCCAAGAGCAAGCTTGATGCCGCGTCCAGTCAGCGTATCTTCGATGGCATCCGTGAATTCACGATCCAGGTATTTGTTCAGGATGCGATCCACGCTGTCGATCAGTGTGACTTCTTTGCCGTTCATTTGGAAGGCCTCGACAAGCTCCACCCCGATGTAGCCTGCACCAACCACGGTAATGCGTTTGGCCTCTTTTGCCTTTTCAATGATCGTGTTCGAGTGGTTGTAGTTTTTGCAGAGCAGGATGTTATCCATCTCGATGCCGTCCAGCTTCGGAATGACTGGCCAAGAACCGGTCGTTACGATCAATTTATCGAACGTGTCTTCGAACTCTTCGCCGGTTTTCAGGTTTTTCGCCCGCAGCGTATGGTTGTCGGCATCCACCGCAGTCACTTCGTGCAGCATTTTGGTGACCACGCCAAGGCTGGCCAGTTGGTCGGGCGAGGAATAGAACAAGCCGTCGGGATCTTTGACTACGCCGCCCACGTAAAGGGCAATCCCGCAGGACAAGAAAGAGATGTTGTCATTGCGTTCATAAACCGTGATGGTGGCTTCCGGATACAATTTGGCTGTGTTGACGATGGCTGCGGTTCCTGCATGTGTACATCCGATGACTGCGATTTTCATGATGAATTCCTCCTTGAGAGTTGGGCATATGATTAAAAACAGCGGATAAATAAACGATAATTAGATATGTGAAATCATTCACTTTGTAGCGTACGTCCTTTTGTGATTAATTTCACTTTATGCCCTTATTATAATGTGACATTTTTCACATTGCAATAGGTTCTACAAAAAAATTGTACAAATTTAAAGTTTCCTCTCTCGGCTGTGGTTCGCCTTCCCCTTTACTGACATTACATTTTCCCCTGCTTTAAGACAATTTATGCTTTGCCACGCTTGGGTTTGAGACAGGTTTCTTTTCCGCAGATTTTTCTTTCGAACGCCCCCTTCGAGGCATTTGAAAAATTGTCACAAATTTATAACAGGGTGTCATTTTTATGATGGAAAACGCTTACAATCATTAATATAGATGATCCTTATAATGGATTAACTATGATTAAACTCCCAATATTCCCAACAAGGAGGCTTATCTTTTGAAAAAAATTTCATGGTCCGCCCTGCTTCGATTCATCCCGGCTGCCACCTCCATTGCCATGGTCACTGCAAGTGCTCTGGCCGTTTCGCCGGTTAACGCCGATTCTGCACCGGTTAC contains the following coding sequences:
- a CDS encoding FAD-dependent oxidoreductase — its product is MKIAVIGCTHAGTAAIVNTAKLYPEATITVYERNDNISFLSCGIALYVGGVVKDPDGLFYSSPDQLASLGVVTKMLHEVTAVDADNHTLRAKNLKTGEEFEDTFDKLIVTTGSWPVIPKLDGIEMDNILLCKNYNHSNTIIEKAKEAKRITVVGAGYIGVELVEAFQMNGKEVTLIDSVDRILNKYLDREFTDAIEDTLTGRGIKLALGQTVQKFEGENGKVTKVITSKGEIETDLVILCIGFRPNTGLLKGQVDMLPNGAIIVNKYMQTSHKDVFAAGDSCAIHYNPTGKAAYIPLATNAVRMGTLVARNLVRPTTPYLGTQGTSGIKIYEQNIAGTGLTETSAADEGLVVEAVTLEDSYRPEFMPTAEKLLLKVVYEQATRRIVGAQVMSQADLTQSINTISVCIQNNMTVDELAFIDFFFQPHYNKPWNFLNSAGLQALPPVEVKAPAMV
- a CDS encoding class I SAM-dependent methyltransferase, with the protein product MKKNESSITSLISAFARAYHSEHDTPLIFDDFLAKQLITPEEQAMIRANMTQGIAFFNTEIAERYADDPDETLKWIVHVQLAPITLLRAAYCEQCLMNEVRLGTRQYVILGAGLDTFAFRHPELQGLLHIYEADHPATQQSKLDRLGRAGLDVPSHLHPVPMDFIHEPAIRKLTDAGFGQLKTFFSLLGVSYYLSKEVNARLLRELFADLPAGSSIVFDYADERTFSTQGLSGRVEKMVQMAAMGGEPMQSCYTYAEIESLLADAGLLVYEHLSPEDIQRRYFEGRSDRLAAFETIHFIHAVKAR
- a CDS encoding MFS transporter; amino-acid sequence: MRWLDTYPKEVKVFLLASLVNATGSALMWPLTTMYVFDELGRTMANAGFVILIQSLGGIFGQLLGGALYHRVGVKKLIIGSLALNAAGLFALPFISAYWVVFICAMGWIGLFSSLSLPAIQAFVGFRFAERRAELFNVIYVANNIGVAIGTALSGFLADFSYHLSFVLNGVTSAAFAVFFWFYLSKAEPEQGGVHLAKRSRTGQTGTSTWALLGNVRLYLFMSLGVLFLLFGNSIWNTGVSPYIISEGMEKRMYGLLWTLNGVLIFVGQPFTTWVKRTMARTSNAQMTASAVFYGMAYLVMITMYNYPGMVLAMVLATFGEMLISPATPAFISEHAGGAAPFYIGLSGGIGAVGRVIGPYAMGVMYDHQGLIPVAWLATAMAGVAVIGFLVHGAMNRGREAKEYGLDA
- a CDS encoding formate/nitrite transporter family protein, giving the protein MAAKTPLEVAQYTAQTGMKKAQSPVSTVLVLGFLAGAFIALGFLLDIRVIASAPAEWGSIANFIGAAVFPVGLIMVLVGGGELLTGNMMAVPLAAVTRKITPGSMFKNLLLVTLGNLLGALFVAYFFGHVLGLTGDGAYLTKLVDMAGHKLHDGFLQAFISGIGCNWLVAMAVWLSYAADTMSGKVLGIWFPTMAFVAIGFQHVVANMFLIPAAIFEGHYSWGEFFMNVVPVWLGNLTGGALFVAGAYYLAYMRTAKPEAAAAEGAQPKAETRAVWSKQA
- a CDS encoding molybdopterin oxidoreductase family protein; translation: MIDQDNGVFPAVCPLDCPDTCGLLLHKENGKIVKVTGNPDHPITKGAICNKVRNMTERVYHPERLQYPLRRVGAKGEGRFERISWDEAIDEITTRFRALSETYGPECILPYNFYGNMGILGVDGMDKRFFNALGASVLEQTICNAAGNTGWKYTMGANRGTLPEDTEHADVIVVWGGNIVSTNMHQVVLAEKARKKGAKIVVIDVHRNRTAQWADWFIPLYPGTDSALALGLMHVLFERGMVDEAFMQKYTVGHEALREHVREYTPERVARITGVSAEDIVKLAELYGRADAGYIHIGNGLQHHDHGGMSVRSIACLPAITGHWLKRGGGAVRTNSYASTNGDALERPELRANPEPRVVNMNRIGEALLEAEQPIRALMVYCSNPLVVAPDTERVMQGFAREDLFTVVHDLFLTDTAKYADIVLPAASSFEETDLYTSYWHQYVQLQEPVIAKIGESKSNVELFSLLGQAMGYDPEIFSETPEQMIADALKDTGNPYMNGITLEALKANRFVKLDMAAHATFLETLPTPSGKIELYSETMRERGLPPLPTYRPAVEGYDGERRPSEEDKYPLMFLSPPNHNFLNSTFANSAKHQKMEKMPLLHIHPEDAERRNVADGDPIIVWNDRGRIELVAKVSDAMLPGTVISQGLWWDGAGRKQRVNMLTPNRLSDMGNGATFFSSTVEVKRQ